One Mangrovimonas cancribranchiae DNA segment encodes these proteins:
- a CDS encoding glycosyltransferase, translating into MKDLYSNSNLVSICIPTYNGEAYLAEALDSALVQTYPNLEIVVSDDASTDTTLEIVEKYKSKTPIPIRVFHHAPNGIGANWNYCMQQAQGSYIKFLFQDDVLEPTCVEAMLTVFKNHPEVGLVACKREFIVEDAIVDDTQQQWLYDYKNLQVQFNNFKELLYLDKTMFKRTDFLQSPLNKIGEPSVVMFKRELVDTIGWFRTDLKQVLDYEYWYRIIKHHPAIIINKSLAKFRVHAEQETQKNKARAINDYSIYRNILKTDYTQLLHPEVVKRLTPKKHYKGYYFVKNLKKRIKRIFS; encoded by the coding sequence ATGAAAGATTTATATAGTAACTCTAATTTAGTCTCCATCTGCATCCCAACCTATAATGGCGAGGCTTATTTAGCCGAAGCCTTAGACAGTGCGTTGGTACAAACTTACCCTAATCTGGAAATTGTGGTTAGCGATGATGCTTCTACCGATACTACTTTAGAGATTGTTGAAAAGTATAAAAGCAAAACCCCCATTCCCATACGGGTATTTCATCATGCCCCTAATGGCATAGGTGCTAATTGGAACTATTGTATGCAACAGGCTCAAGGCAGCTATATTAAGTTTTTGTTTCAGGACGATGTGCTGGAGCCTACCTGTGTTGAAGCTATGCTAACCGTTTTTAAAAACCATCCAGAGGTGGGGTTGGTAGCCTGTAAACGTGAGTTTATTGTAGAAGACGCTATTGTAGATGACACCCAGCAACAATGGTTGTACGATTATAAAAACCTGCAAGTCCAGTTTAACAATTTTAAGGAGTTGCTTTATCTGGATAAGACCATGTTTAAAAGAACAGATTTTTTGCAAAGTCCGTTGAACAAAATAGGTGAGCCTAGTGTGGTTATGTTTAAGAGGGAGTTGGTGGATACTATTGGTTGGTTTAGAACCGATTTAAAGCAAGTGCTCGATTATGAGTATTGGTACCGCATTATAAAACACCATCCTGCTATAATAATAAACAAATCCCTGGCTAAGTTTAGGGTGCATGCCGAGCAGGAAACGCAAAAAAATAAAGCCCGTGCGATTAACGATTATAGTATTTATCGCAACATTTTAAAAACTGATTATACCCAATTATTGCATCCAGAAGTGGTAAAGCGCCTTACACCTAAAAAGCACTATAAAGGGTATTATTTTGTAAAAAATCTTAAAAAACGCATAAAACGTATCTTTAGCTAA
- a CDS encoding glycosyltransferase family 2 protein, translating to MASASTYIIIVTYNGLTWLKRCLKSCGNYPVVVVDNASTDGTVGFIEQQFPNITLLKQETNLGFGQANNLGISYALNHGAKQVFLLNQDAYLVDDALEQLVTFQKTHPEYWVLSPLHVTPGLDRLDENFSHYVNYKNNACFYSDYVLGHPIKPVYEVPFVNAAAWLVSLKCLNTVGGFDPLFFHYGEDDNYCQRVLFHGGKIGIIPNVKVIHDRVDREKHPIEPFSEAYYQHKLKNFKKRHANVNTFDVSVLNKKISSYKKPIIKAFCKGQFKRFKRLKHEQQLFITARQDILKSVEQNKQQGATYLPLTQNKTNG from the coding sequence ATGGCAAGTGCATCTACTTACATCATTATCGTCACTTATAACGGTCTTACATGGCTAAAACGCTGTTTAAAAAGTTGTGGTAATTATCCTGTGGTGGTGGTTGATAATGCGTCTACCGATGGTACGGTAGGTTTTATAGAACAGCAGTTTCCAAACATCACGTTATTAAAGCAAGAGACTAATTTAGGCTTTGGGCAAGCCAATAATCTAGGGATTAGCTATGCGTTAAACCACGGTGCAAAGCAGGTATTTTTGCTTAATCAAGATGCGTATTTGGTTGATGATGCTTTAGAGCAGTTGGTGACTTTTCAAAAAACACATCCTGAATACTGGGTGTTAAGTCCGTTACATGTCACACCAGGTTTAGATAGGCTAGACGAGAACTTTTCGCATTATGTAAACTATAAAAATAATGCATGCTTTTATTCCGATTATGTATTAGGACATCCCATAAAACCTGTTTATGAAGTCCCCTTTGTAAATGCGGCAGCTTGGTTAGTATCTTTAAAGTGTTTAAACACTGTGGGTGGATTTGATCCATTATTTTTTCATTATGGCGAAGACGATAATTATTGTCAGCGTGTTTTATTTCATGGCGGTAAAATAGGGATAATACCAAACGTTAAAGTTATTCATGATAGAGTAGATCGGGAAAAACACCCTATTGAGCCTTTTTCAGAAGCCTATTACCAGCATAAACTAAAGAATTTTAAAAAGCGACACGCCAATGTAAATACGTTTGATGTGTCTGTCCTAAATAAAAAAATCTCAAGCTATAAGAAACCCATAATTAAAGCTTTCTGTAAAGGACAATTTAAACGGTTTAAACGTTTAAAGCATGAACAACAACTTTTTATAACTGCCAGACAAGACATTTTAAAAAGTGTTGAACAGAATAAACAACAAGGCGCAACATACTTGCCCCTAACACAAAATAAAACTAATGGGTAA
- a CDS encoding sulfotransferase family 2 domain-containing protein — MKNDKNLIFLHIPKNGGSTLHSVIERKYPSDIIFTVKEVNNRSNISEFISWYKKDRRQIRIIKGHVQFGIHEKMIGSSQYFTFLRKPEDRIRSYYNYVKKRPHHRMYDTIFGNNMSFHEFVRDINNNDIHNTQVQWISGIMSNNHNELLELALHNIEQHFSFVGLQEKFNESIILLGQLYGWGVPYYKFLNKGQYKRNVPIQQDTLDIIKEKNQGDYQLYNLIEKRFAKQVKEKPFMTLKMKQLELYNKLYSSYKVNKLIKHLK, encoded by the coding sequence TTGAAAAACGACAAAAACCTTATTTTTTTACACATCCCAAAAAATGGTGGATCTACACTGCATTCTGTCATTGAAAGAAAATACCCCTCCGACATCATTTTTACGGTAAAAGAAGTCAACAACCGTTCTAACATTAGCGAGTTTATTTCATGGTATAAAAAAGACCGACGGCAAATAAGAATTATTAAAGGTCACGTACAGTTTGGAATACATGAAAAAATGATTGGTTCTAGCCAATATTTTACATTTTTACGAAAACCAGAAGACCGTATTCGTTCTTATTATAATTATGTAAAAAAACGTCCACATCATCGAATGTATGATACCATTTTTGGAAACAATATGTCATTTCATGAATTTGTTAGAGATATAAATAATAACGACATTCACAATACACAAGTACAATGGATAAGTGGCATAATGAGCAATAATCACAATGAACTTCTTGAACTGGCTTTACATAATATCGAACAACACTTTTCCTTTGTTGGTTTACAAGAAAAATTCAATGAATCCATAATTTTATTAGGCCAGCTTTATGGTTGGGGAGTTCCATATTATAAGTTTCTAAACAAGGGACAATACAAAAGAAATGTCCCCATACAACAAGATACTTTAGATATTATTAAAGAAAAAAACCAAGGTGATTATCAATTATACAATCTTATTGAAAAACGCTTTGCCAAGCAAGTAAAAGAGAAACCTTTTATGACATTAAAAATGAAACAACTGGAACTTTACAATAAACTTTATTCTAGTTATAAGGTGAATAAACTTATTAAACACTTAAAATAA
- a CDS encoding glycosyltransferase, which yields MSQFTLTIYTPQELNHASNPHTAFFELAHTGVLDVCVKLNVKSKRGRLKVDESGKVVKTNQAYPKASYYELTNHDTQEHIRFAFDLYDFDTQFSLEALKTCDWVFKRCYNSKYITHLPETYQKKIQPYGLNFGVRSAYHKGKAIFFLGLLLSRWRVYVKPNRNVFKNLYYHTKWVAKHWQFINTTRLLSQFEAFTMPKTEIVMFQTRCFKEAHQDVINIHTQRYQIIKRLQREFPKRFQGGFIASEVANTKYADALTNVPSEPLAYLQAMKHANIVVYTRGLANSPAWKLAEYLSQGKVIIAERLTSELPVPLEHGKQLLYFDTLDNMVHQINLVLEDKELAQSLSKHARQYFENNVHPVKNINRILDLMIKPTNT from the coding sequence ATGAGTCAGTTTACATTAACCATATATACACCACAAGAGTTAAACCATGCCTCTAATCCACATACGGCATTTTTTGAGTTAGCTCATACAGGTGTGTTAGATGTTTGTGTAAAACTGAATGTTAAGTCAAAACGAGGACGTTTGAAGGTTGATGAGTCAGGAAAAGTTGTAAAAACTAACCAAGCATATCCTAAAGCATCGTATTATGAGTTAACGAATCATGATACACAAGAACATATTCGTTTTGCGTTTGATTTATATGACTTTGATACACAGTTTTCTTTAGAAGCCTTAAAAACCTGTGATTGGGTATTTAAACGGTGTTATAATTCCAAGTATATTACACATTTACCAGAAACCTATCAAAAAAAAATACAACCATATGGTCTTAATTTTGGCGTGAGATCGGCATACCATAAAGGCAAAGCTATCTTTTTTTTAGGCCTTTTATTAAGTAGATGGCGTGTATATGTAAAACCAAATCGGAATGTTTTTAAAAACCTATATTATCATACCAAATGGGTAGCTAAACATTGGCAATTTATTAATACAACGCGACTTTTATCACAATTTGAAGCGTTTACCATGCCAAAAACGGAAATCGTCATGTTTCAAACCCGTTGCTTTAAAGAAGCCCACCAAGATGTTATAAATATACATACCCAACGCTATCAGATTATTAAACGCTTACAGAGGGAATTTCCAAAACGGTTTCAAGGCGGTTTTATAGCGTCGGAAGTGGCAAACACAAAATATGCCGATGCACTAACCAATGTGCCCAGCGAACCACTTGCATACCTACAAGCCATGAAGCACGCTAACATAGTCGTGTACACTAGAGGTTTGGCCAATTCGCCCGCTTGGAAATTAGCCGAATATTTATCGCAAGGTAAAGTCATTATTGCCGAACGGTTAACTAGTGAACTTCCCGTGCCTTTAGAACATGGTAAACAGCTGTTGTATTTTGATACGTTAGATAATATGGTACATCAAATTAACTTGGTGTTAGAAGATAAGGAGCTTGCACAATCGTTATCAAAACACGCCCGGCAATACTTTGAAAACAATGTGCATCCTGTAAAAAATATAAACCGTATTTTAGACCTCATGATTAAACCAACTAATACTTAA
- a CDS encoding sulfotransferase family 2 domain-containing protein, which yields MGNHLIFMHLPKCGGTTFHRVLEQQYTSTDIFDIKVVNQVRLNTQEFIDLLQKQRDSIKLIKGHMEFGLHSYFSNSADYITFLRDPIERIISYYYYVKRRPNHRLRQHGLFTDEMSLYEFVTQIDEGDIHNGQIRFISGVQTTDKQLMLDKARENIKKYFAFVGTIEQFDTCLMVLKKKYGWTMPYYSIENKTSNRPNLEAIDSKTIQAIKERNKEDIELYNEVSDQLEDIIKQHKTMSFDLLKFYTYARYKQFKTRVYQILRKGYSKLVREK from the coding sequence ATGGGTAATCACTTAATTTTTATGCATTTGCCTAAGTGTGGCGGCACGACGTTTCATCGTGTTTTAGAGCAACAATACACCTCTACGGATATTTTTGATATTAAAGTGGTTAATCAAGTAAGGTTAAACACCCAAGAGTTTATAGACTTACTGCAAAAGCAGCGTGATAGTATAAAGTTGATAAAAGGCCATATGGAATTTGGGCTGCATAGCTATTTCTCTAATTCAGCTGACTATATTACGTTTTTAAGAGACCCCATAGAGCGTATTATATCGTATTACTATTATGTAAAACGACGCCCTAATCATAGGTTACGACAACATGGTTTGTTTACCGATGAGATGTCGCTTTATGAGTTTGTAACGCAGATAGATGAAGGCGATATACATAATGGTCAGATACGGTTTATAAGTGGTGTGCAGACAACCGATAAACAACTTATGCTAGATAAGGCAAGAGAAAATATAAAAAAATATTTTGCTTTTGTGGGGACTATAGAACAATTTGATACGTGTTTAATGGTACTGAAGAAAAAATATGGCTGGACAATGCCGTATTATAGTATAGAAAACAAAACAAGCAATAGACCCAACTTAGAAGCGATTGATTCTAAAACTATTCAAGCCATTAAAGAACGCAATAAGGAAGATATTGAATTGTATAATGAAGTGTCGGATCAATTAGAAGATATCATTAAACAACACAAAACCATGTCGTTTGATTTGTTGAAGTTCTACACTTACGCAAGATACAAACAGTTTAAAACGCGTGTCTATCAAATTTTAAGAAAAGGGTACTCTAAATTAGTAAGGGAAAAATGA
- a CDS encoding glycosyltransferase codes for MNKIQKIIHYCWFGGKPMPKMLQYCVASWKQHLPDYEIILWNETNTILDCEYVKKAFTEKKWAFVSDYVRLKAVYENGGVYLDTDMLLLKPINKFLDNDCFFVAEHTNSIGVGIFGAVKNHFFVGLCLKNYREEFNKFHAIPGVINRIFRGHFNYFGKYYEDLYLNELTIYSPNCFYALPYTKYYDIHHYKKYLTPESYGVHLWYGSWHDYNELVHFRRKEFLSGFKTLWKSFLKGKLFKLQHLKKVIAALKDGIVTKNAFK; via the coding sequence ATGAATAAAATACAAAAAATAATTCATTACTGTTGGTTTGGGGGAAAGCCAATGCCTAAAATGCTGCAATATTGTGTGGCTAGTTGGAAACAGCATTTACCAGACTATGAGATTATTCTTTGGAATGAGACAAATACTATTTTGGATTGTGAGTATGTTAAAAAAGCATTTACCGAAAAAAAATGGGCTTTTGTATCAGATTATGTAAGGTTGAAGGCGGTTTATGAGAATGGAGGGGTGTATCTAGATACAGACATGCTATTACTTAAACCTATAAATAAGTTTTTAGATAATGATTGTTTTTTTGTAGCAGAACATACCAATTCTATTGGAGTGGGGATATTTGGTGCAGTAAAAAATCATTTTTTTGTTGGGTTGTGTTTAAAAAATTATAGAGAAGAATTTAATAAGTTTCATGCCATTCCAGGGGTAATCAATAGAATATTTAGGGGGCATTTTAATTATTTTGGAAAGTATTATGAAGATTTGTATTTAAACGAATTGACGATATACTCTCCAAACTGTTTTTATGCCTTGCCTTATACAAAGTATTACGATATTCATCATTACAAAAAATATTTAACACCTGAGTCTTACGGTGTGCATTTGTGGTATGGCTCTTGGCATGATTACAATGAGTTAGTACATTTTAGACGGAAAGAATTTTTAAGCGGATTTAAAACGCTTTGGAAATCATTTTTAAAAGGAAAATTATTTAAACTACAACACCTAAAAAAAGTTATTGCTGCTTTAAAAGATGGTATAGTAACTAAAAATGCCTTTAAATGA
- a CDS encoding glycosyltransferase family 4 protein translates to MKLPKKVTLIHPFTPQAAGVVERSVATYHSQPHAKALQQLVANNANLQGEIAYLTPKRRSYNFKFGNIGYQFYPVTRTLNGDHKKWKKQWSKACLKGCERAIPDVTIINMSGHSSPFSYMLAKIILAQNKQYIAMLGGQHYTDTPENRIYYKKAHHILVHTQLQKKQMLQLPMFKDCDIRVFPLGVDTQEFQPKQNKTETHPNLLYVGRIVEWKRVHLAIKALHELVIHGFDNAKLTIIGPIFSELYYNELKKMVSDLKLEEHIKFIGHLEHNKLPKHFQNANLFLLPSDKETFGMVMIEAMACGTPVAGINCPGGPKDVISHNLDGILATPETYAQSVLEYFSNNTQRTAIEQAARTKVMQHYSLQATYKVLEQSVNEALKHVV, encoded by the coding sequence ATGAAGCTACCCAAGAAAGTCACCCTTATTCATCCATTTACCCCACAAGCAGCAGGTGTGGTAGAGCGCAGTGTGGCTACCTATCATAGCCAACCCCATGCGAAAGCCTTACAGCAATTGGTTGCAAATAACGCCAATCTACAAGGCGAGATTGCCTATTTAACCCCAAAGAGGCGGTCTTATAATTTTAAGTTTGGTAATATTGGTTATCAATTTTATCCTGTAACACGAACATTGAATGGCGATCATAAAAAATGGAAAAAACAGTGGTCTAAAGCCTGTTTAAAGGGATGTGAAAGAGCAATACCAGATGTGACTATAATTAATATGTCTGGGCATTCTAGTCCGTTTTCATATATGTTAGCCAAAATTATATTAGCACAAAACAAACAGTATATCGCCATGCTGGGTGGTCAACACTATACCGATACACCAGAAAATAGAATCTATTATAAAAAAGCGCATCATATTTTAGTCCATACCCAATTACAAAAAAAACAGATGTTACAATTACCCATGTTTAAGGACTGTGATATTCGGGTGTTTCCTTTAGGCGTCGATACCCAAGAGTTTCAACCTAAACAAAACAAAACAGAAACACATCCTAATTTGTTGTATGTGGGACGTATTGTGGAGTGGAAGCGTGTACATCTAGCTATTAAAGCGTTGCATGAGCTAGTTATTCATGGATTTGATAATGCTAAACTAACTATTATAGGCCCAATATTTTCAGAGTTATATTATAATGAATTAAAAAAGATGGTTTCAGACTTAAAATTAGAAGAGCATATTAAATTTATTGGGCATTTAGAGCATAATAAATTACCTAAACACTTTCAAAATGCTAATCTGTTTTTATTGCCAAGTGATAAAGAAACCTTTGGCATGGTTATGATAGAAGCCATGGCTTGCGGGACTCCTGTAGCAGGAATAAATTGTCCTGGAGGCCCTAAAGATGTTATTTCACATAATCTTGATGGTATATTGGCCACACCAGAAACTTATGCGCAATCTGTTCTAGAATACTTTTCTAACAACACCCAAAGAACAGCCATAGAACAAGCAGCTAGAACTAAAGTCATGCAACACTATAGTTTGCAAGCCACTTATAAGGTGTTGGAACAATCGGTTAACGAGGCTTTAAAACATGTAGTATGA
- a CDS encoding glycosyltransferase family 2 protein, with product MPDHPLVSIIIPTYNRAHLIGETLDSVLVQTYQNWECIVVDDGSTDNTEDVLKQYTQKDSRIKYLHRPQEHLPGGNGARNYGFKLSKGKYVQWFDSDDLMFKNMLEDKIQQAIKYQADIVVAKHTVQEQKALKKEELQPKVFNSAEFYIDYILGKYPMITNDVLIKREVVKEHRFDERLHKAQEFEFFSRLFQQKLTYCFLNKELVWYRTTADSISNRNGKHWIKKQESLIYLSKKLQSQYVTNQEIVAKAQRQGRKTYKNLILSKHLSVVFKHFQFFKTCHKKNSGVFLGYILYNTLTKRGFDKIKP from the coding sequence ATGCCAGACCACCCCCTAGTTTCCATTATTATCCCCACTTACAATCGGGCGCACTTAATAGGCGAAACCCTAGATAGTGTGTTGGTACAAACCTACCAAAATTGGGAATGTATTGTGGTAGATGATGGGAGTACCGATAATACAGAAGACGTTTTAAAACAGTACACCCAAAAAGATTCTCGTATAAAATATTTGCATCGCCCACAAGAACATTTGCCAGGTGGTAATGGGGCACGTAATTATGGATTTAAACTTAGTAAAGGGAAGTATGTACAGTGGTTTGATAGTGATGACCTCATGTTTAAGAATATGTTGGAAGATAAAATACAACAAGCTATTAAATATCAAGCCGATATAGTAGTTGCTAAACATACAGTCCAAGAGCAGAAAGCACTTAAAAAAGAAGAGTTACAACCTAAGGTATTTAATAGTGCAGAGTTTTATATTGATTATATTTTAGGAAAATACCCCATGATAACCAATGATGTTCTTATTAAGCGAGAGGTTGTAAAAGAGCATCGTTTTGATGAAAGATTACATAAAGCGCAAGAGTTTGAGTTTTTTTCTAGGCTATTTCAGCAAAAATTAACGTATTGTTTCCTTAATAAAGAATTAGTATGGTATAGAACAACAGCTGATTCTATATCAAATAGAAACGGAAAACATTGGATAAAAAAACAAGAATCGTTAATCTATCTGTCAAAAAAACTACAATCTCAGTATGTTACAAACCAAGAAATAGTTGCTAAAGCACAACGGCAAGGCCGAAAAACCTATAAAAACTTAATTTTAAGCAAACATCTTAGCGTGGTGTTTAAACACTTTCAGTTTTTTAAAACATGTCATAAAAAAAATAGCGGTGTGTTTTTAGGCTATATTTTATATAATACGCTAACAAAACGTGGGTTTGATAAGATAAAACCATAA
- a CDS encoding DUF6625 family protein, with product MKDIILIIPYFGQWPVWFDAFLSSVVKNPTIHWLCPTNCPIPKTHPENITFLPTTLSTLNTKVNTIVSANVPLTPRKFCDLKPAYGDIFYDEIRDYDYWGFCDLDIVWGDIRQFITPRVLDEYDIISSRKEAISGHFTLFRNTNYIQELYKKLPNYKTLFEHPKFQWTDEVALTNYLKNNQELKVYWPKILCNQERGRDSHQDYYLDRWQWQDGKMINTKTNKEVMYLHFINWKRTMRYCEVDYSNLPSHFFISYNGIHVKRHSSGHHVLNNIKNVFNGYWVKEKRRIRKLKLKSLIKRGKNKLRKVL from the coding sequence ATGAAAGACATCATCTTAATCATTCCGTATTTTGGGCAATGGCCCGTGTGGTTTGATGCTTTTTTAAGTTCTGTGGTTAAAAACCCAACGATTCATTGGTTGTGTCCAACCAATTGTCCGATTCCCAAAACACATCCAGAAAACATTACGTTTTTACCCACGACATTATCCACATTAAATACAAAAGTGAATACTATAGTATCGGCAAATGTTCCTTTAACGCCAAGAAAATTTTGTGATTTAAAACCGGCTTACGGTGACATTTTTTATGACGAGATACGAGATTATGACTATTGGGGTTTTTGCGATCTAGATATTGTTTGGGGAGATATCCGACAATTTATTACCCCTCGTGTTTTAGATGAGTATGATATTATTTCAAGTAGAAAAGAAGCTATATCAGGCCACTTTACATTGTTTAGGAATACGAACTACATACAAGAACTCTATAAAAAACTCCCTAATTATAAAACGCTTTTTGAGCACCCTAAATTTCAATGGACAGATGAGGTTGCGTTAACTAACTATTTAAAAAACAATCAAGAGCTAAAAGTCTATTGGCCTAAAATATTATGTAACCAAGAACGAGGTAGAGATTCGCATCAAGACTATTATTTAGATCGCTGGCAATGGCAGGATGGTAAAATGATAAATACTAAAACAAACAAAGAGGTTATGTATTTACATTTTATAAACTGGAAACGTACCATGCGGTATTGCGAAGTTGATTATTCCAACCTTCCATCACATTTTTTTATATCTTACAACGGGATACATGTAAAAAGACATAGCAGCGGACACCATGTTTTAAATAACATTAAAAATGTGTTTAATGGGTATTGGGTGAAAGAAAAAAGGCGGATAAGAAAACTTAAACTTAAAAGTCTGATAAAAAGAGGAAAGAATAAATTAAGGAAAGTTTTATGA
- a CDS encoding glycosyltransferase family 4 protein, with translation MNRVFVHHRSPHHATYSGYAQLVTQFPEAKVITGTPSMPYKIAKIVAAMHKQTSGLFNTASVFKALELRNTLRQISSPTVVHFLNAERDVRYLVRLKKQYNQVVFCATFHKPPAVLEQRITDWKYLQHLDGAIAVGENQVDFLKTKLPNTKVRYIPHGVDTQFFKPNSNKKHPNKVLFVGQHLRDFNTFNACVPLLAEKNKDIQIHAVVNSGIEHRLKSHLNLHVHHGLSDEDLLAHYQTASVLLLPMLDSTACNSLLEAMACGVPIVTSRVGGNAEYLKETSAKLINSKDVEAHVMATKQALQTVSSKTNVSHIVNTFDWKNIAHNVNRFHTDIIKKI, from the coding sequence TTGAATAGGGTATTTGTACATCATCGGTCACCACATCATGCTACTTATTCTGGCTACGCCCAATTGGTAACACAGTTTCCAGAGGCAAAGGTTATTACGGGAACACCGTCTATGCCTTATAAAATAGCTAAGATCGTAGCGGCAATGCATAAGCAAACCTCGGGCCTGTTTAATACAGCGAGTGTATTTAAAGCGTTAGAGCTTCGTAACACATTGCGACAGATATCTTCGCCAACAGTAGTGCATTTTCTTAATGCCGAACGTGACGTGCGCTACCTAGTCAGATTAAAAAAGCAATATAATCAAGTCGTGTTTTGCGCGACATTTCATAAACCGCCAGCGGTTTTAGAGCAACGTATTACGGACTGGAAATATCTACAACACTTAGATGGCGCCATTGCAGTAGGCGAAAATCAAGTCGATTTTCTTAAAACAAAATTACCCAATACAAAGGTTAGGTATATACCACACGGGGTAGATACACAGTTTTTTAAACCTAATAGTAATAAAAAACACCCCAATAAAGTGCTTTTTGTGGGGCAGCATTTACGAGATTTTAACACGTTTAATGCTTGTGTACCTTTGTTAGCTGAAAAAAATAAAGATATTCAAATACATGCCGTGGTAAACTCAGGAATAGAACACCGTTTAAAGTCACACCTTAACTTACACGTGCATCACGGATTAAGTGATGAAGACTTGTTGGCACATTATCAAACAGCTTCAGTATTGTTGTTACCCATGTTAGATAGTACAGCCTGTAATAGTTTGTTAGAAGCCATGGCTTGTGGTGTGCCTATTGTAACCAGTCGAGTAGGAGGGAATGCCGAATACCTTAAAGAGACTTCGGCAAAACTAATTAACTCAAAAGATGTAGAGGCTCACGTTATGGCTACAAAGCAAGCATTACAAACCGTATCTTCTAAAACAAATGTCTCCCATATTGTTAATACATTTGATTGGAAAAATATAGCTCATAATGTAAATCGTTTTCATACTGATATAATAAAAAAAATATAA
- a CDS encoding FkbM family methyltransferase produces the protein MEISLYSFIKNYKQVFLASISKVFGRGKYYRKRLFDLKRILEKNYPQKSDFNFIQVGANDGVSFDFLYHFVIKRNCSGVVIEPIAEYFEELLENYKDYENIIKVRTAVHNHLKSVQIYKIDNETFHLYPKWVKGIASFQKSNLTKFEIIKPEHIIKETVLAAPLMKIIDLDMFQKVDYFQVDTEGYDFEIINMIDFTKINPKIIKAEYVNLNEEDKISMEKFLKLQGYFVFKQGLDLVGIKLNKVIL, from the coding sequence ATGGAAATTTCATTATATAGCTTTATTAAAAATTATAAACAGGTATTTTTAGCTAGTATATCTAAGGTTTTTGGCAGAGGGAAATACTATAGGAAAAGATTATTTGATTTAAAACGTATTTTAGAAAAAAATTACCCTCAAAAAAGTGATTTTAACTTTATACAAGTAGGAGCCAATGATGGAGTAAGTTTTGACTTTTTATATCATTTTGTTATTAAAAGAAATTGTTCTGGAGTTGTAATTGAACCAATTGCAGAATACTTTGAAGAACTTTTAGAAAATTATAAAGATTATGAAAACATTATTAAGGTTAGGACGGCGGTTCATAATCACTTAAAATCTGTCCAAATTTATAAAATTGATAATGAAACTTTTCATCTTTATCCTAAGTGGGTAAAAGGCATAGCTTCATTTCAGAAATCCAATTTAACAAAATTCGAAATTATAAAACCAGAGCATATTATAAAGGAAACTGTTCTTGCTGCTCCATTGATGAAAATAATTGATTTGGATATGTTTCAAAAAGTAGATTATTTTCAGGTGGATACAGAAGGATATGATTTTGAAATAATAAATATGATTGATTTTACTAAAATTAATCCTAAGATAATTAAAGCTGAATATGTTAATTTAAATGAAGAAGACAAAATAAGTATGGAGAAGTTCTTAAAATTACAGGGTTATTTTGTTTTTAAGCAAGGCTTAGATTTAGTGGGAATAAAACTAAATAAAGTTATACTATAG